A genome region from Sporomusaceae bacterium includes the following:
- a CDS encoding hydrolase, whose amino-acid sequence MPHPHKLDKAGSVLVVVDVQDKLLHAIHDWQTVLENNIKTVKIAHTLGIPVIVTEQYPKGLGPTNAALAGIFPAFAPLEKTVFSCFGAQGFAAALEAHRAKNLVLVGIEAHICVQQTALEALHRGLGVHIIADAVGSRAPANKELGLAKIRQAGGVVSAVEIALYEWLERSDGPEFKAILPLIK is encoded by the coding sequence ATGCCTCATCCCCACAAACTCGACAAAGCCGGCAGCGTCCTCGTCGTCGTCGACGTCCAGGACAAGTTGCTCCACGCCATCCACGACTGGCAGACCGTCCTCGAAAACAACATCAAAACCGTCAAAATCGCCCACACCCTCGGCATACCCGTCATCGTCACCGAACAATACCCCAAGGGCCTCGGTCCCACCAACGCCGCCCTTGCCGGCATCTTCCCCGCCTTCGCCCCCCTTGAAAAAACCGTATTCAGCTGCTTCGGGGCCCAAGGCTTCGCCGCCGCCCTCGAAGCTCACCGCGCCAAAAACCTCGTCCTCGTCGGCATCGAAGCCCACATCTGCGTCCAGCAGACCGCCCTCGAAGCCCTCCACCGGGGTCTCGGCGTCCACATCATCGCCGACGCCGTCGGCTCGCGGGCCCCGGCCAACAAAGAACTCGGCCTCGCCAAAATCCGTCAGGCCGGCGGCGTCGTCTCAGCCGTCGAAATCGCCCTGTACGAGTGGCTTGAAAGGTCGGACGGACCGGAATTCAAAGCCATCCTGCCCCTCATAAAATAA
- the fabG gene encoding 3-oxoacyl-ACP reductase FabG: protein MRGLKDKVVIITGGAGGIGKATAMRFAEEGAKIVVADFADGAATVEAVKTLGSQAVYVKVDVTSPESCQNMVAAAKQAFGRVDVLINNAGITKDAMMKKMAKESWDAVIGVNLTGVFNCTSAALPAMLEQQAGVVLTTSSIVGLYGNMGQTNYAATKWGVIGMTKSWAKEMAKNGLRFNCVAPGFTGTEMVRKIPEQVLQEKIIIKIPAGRLAEPEEIAAAFAFLASDDAKYINGAVLSVDGACTI, encoded by the coding sequence ATGAGAGGTCTCAAGGATAAAGTCGTCATCATCACCGGCGGCGCCGGCGGCATCGGCAAAGCCACCGCCATGCGCTTCGCCGAAGAAGGCGCCAAAATCGTCGTCGCCGATTTCGCCGACGGCGCCGCCACCGTCGAAGCCGTCAAAACCCTTGGCAGCCAGGCCGTCTACGTCAAAGTCGACGTCACCAGCCCCGAAAGCTGCCAGAACATGGTCGCCGCCGCCAAGCAGGCCTTCGGCCGGGTCGACGTCCTCATCAACAACGCCGGCATCACCAAAGACGCCATGATGAAAAAAATGGCCAAAGAATCCTGGGACGCCGTCATCGGCGTAAACCTCACCGGCGTCTTCAACTGCACCTCCGCCGCCCTGCCCGCCATGCTCGAGCAGCAGGCCGGCGTCGTCCTCACCACCTCCTCCATCGTCGGCCTCTACGGCAACATGGGCCAGACAAACTACGCCGCCACAAAATGGGGCGTCATCGGCATGACCAAATCCTGGGCCAAAGAAATGGCCAAAAACGGCCTGCGCTTCAACTGCGTAGCCCCCGGCTTCACCGGCACCGAAATGGTCCGCAAAATCCCCGAACAAGTCCTCCAGGAAAAAATAATCATCAAAATACCCGCCGGACGTCTTGCCGAACCGGAGGAAATCGCCGCCGCCTTCGCCTTCCTCGCCTCCGACGACGCCAAATACATCAACGGCGCCGTACTCAGCGTCGATGGGGCATGCACCATCTAG
- a CDS encoding acetyl-CoA C-acetyltransferase → MREVVIVGAKRTPIGDFLGALKDVSAVDLGVTAVNAALAQAGVKPEQVSELACGMIYKAGNKGNPGRQIQLKCGMPIEGYAYTVDQQCGSGMKAFELASQSIVLGKTDIAVAVGIESMSQAPYLLKGARTGFRMGQADIYDSMLYDGLVCAIMGYHMGLTAENLAERYAVTRQEQDELAAMSHQRAVKAIAGGVFKDEIVPVTIETRKGPLTIDKDEHPRADVTLEKLAAMKPAFKKDGTVTAGNASGVNDGAAALVLMTAAKAKELGIRPLAKLLATANAGVAPEVMGIGPVYAVPKAIQYAGLKSEDIGYYEINEAFAAQFLAVNRELKIPFDKINANGSGVGLGHPVGCTAARIIVSLIYELGRRGDKYGVASLCVGGGPAIASVIEKL, encoded by the coding sequence ATGCGTGAAGTAGTAATCGTTGGGGCCAAGCGTACCCCCATCGGCGACTTCCTCGGCGCGCTCAAAGACGTCAGCGCCGTAGACCTCGGCGTCACGGCCGTCAACGCCGCCCTCGCCCAAGCCGGCGTAAAGCCCGAACAGGTCAGCGAACTGGCCTGCGGCATGATCTACAAAGCCGGCAACAAAGGCAACCCCGGCCGCCAGATCCAGCTCAAATGCGGCATGCCTATCGAAGGCTACGCCTACACCGTCGACCAGCAATGCGGCTCGGGCATGAAAGCCTTCGAACTCGCCAGCCAGTCCATCGTCCTCGGCAAAACGGACATCGCCGTTGCCGTCGGCATCGAAAGCATGTCCCAGGCGCCCTACCTATTAAAAGGCGCCCGCACCGGCTTTAGAATGGGCCAGGCCGACATCTACGACTCCATGCTCTACGACGGCCTCGTCTGCGCCATCATGGGCTACCACATGGGCCTCACCGCCGAAAACCTCGCCGAGCGCTACGCCGTCACCCGTCAGGAACAGGACGAACTGGCCGCCATGAGCCACCAGCGGGCCGTCAAAGCCATCGCCGGCGGCGTCTTCAAAGACGAAATCGTTCCCGTCACCATAGAGACCCGCAAAGGTCCTCTCACCATCGACAAGGACGAGCACCCGCGGGCCGACGTCACCCTCGAAAAACTTGCCGCCATGAAACCCGCCTTCAAAAAAGACGGCACCGTAACCGCCGGCAACGCTTCAGGGGTCAACGACGGCGCAGCCGCCCTCGTCCTCATGACCGCGGCCAAAGCCAAAGAACTTGGCATAAGGCCGCTCGCCAAACTGCTCGCCACCGCCAACGCCGGCGTCGCTCCCGAAGTCATGGGCATCGGCCCCGTCTACGCCGTCCCCAAGGCCATCCAATACGCCGGCCTCAAAAGCGAAGACATCGGCTACTACGAAATAAACGAAGCCTTCGCCGCCCAATTCCTCGCCGTCAACCGCGAACTAAAAATCCCCTTCGACAAAATCAACGCCAACGGCTCCGGCGTCGGCCTCGGCCACCCCGTAGGCTGCACCGCCGCCAGAATAATCGTCTCCCTCATCTACGAGCTGGGTCGCCGCGGCGACAAATACGGCGTAGCGTCCCTGTGCGTGGGCGGCGGCCCTGCCATCGCCTCCGTCATCGAAAAGCTCTGA